A region from the Natronorubrum halophilum genome encodes:
- a CDS encoding alkaline phosphatase PhoX, with protein sequence MVEFTRRKLMASSAAAAIGIGAIGTVTGQEDGDTPGAPRINGDIKRLATTAHGAEVTGPFVFENGEVLFSLQHPSRDNPAPYDTAAVGVLAGLQFTFNGRSDEFDELEAPRSNAAQERVQVAGGEYDILVQEGDAINGGDERWGHPQTPDGTDLGEFVGSRYGDVGYNPDMNFFVSTDEEGLEGYLFTNNETSPGCISRTPISRGEDGWEADHEHAMELENLERFREIGGTRINCYGDLSPWETPMSSEEDYSHPRVSGTATVNDIVEAGSGVGLRGAAAFWNRPNPTEIAGALDELFDDSWNPQGTWALGGVEMLAYYLGADPVDQDGDTNTTDPIGDVYPNPYRYGRIVEVTDPTAAEPTPVKHHVMGRAAFECPEFLPDERTVYLASDGANKGLYKFVAEDPIPSYDDRMNVRGTLYAVHVTNDEAATNRPPAEVDLEIEWIELGTASNAEVESWIADYDDVTQVDYLETHAETDWEEDLETALAEADETVAVEGNRNYITDEDVLEWARQYEERGPDGVDEDLRRVPFLETRAAAKEIGATIEFRKAEGIDSLDDAEPGDFLYIGISELNDGMSDDEGDIRMDRVDGGVVYRAELEEDYNVSTLEPAVVGPDATDAESTLDVAPINVDNVMVLDDGRVLLCEDKGSFGRSYPNDALWVYEPPAVLSVDSVAISHESTGEADLTLSSVPDGLAGGRVTVSVDQTDVAEIVDASYHDALELTAGPSISADGSSVEFRFADLENEIESGGRNVTVATLELEGVGTGTADITVDVHELDDDSGMPIEPQARPGVVVTGPPAIGGGPGGRAPTDPDGDGRFEDVNGNGRLDYDDVVVLFEHIEADSVQLNDKAFDFNENGRIDYDDAVALYDEL encoded by the coding sequence ATGGTCGAATTTACCAGGCGGAAGCTGATGGCGAGCTCGGCGGCGGCCGCCATCGGCATCGGTGCGATCGGTACCGTGACTGGACAGGAAGACGGCGACACGCCCGGAGCACCGCGGATCAACGGCGATATCAAGCGCCTCGCGACCACGGCCCACGGCGCCGAGGTCACCGGTCCGTTCGTGTTCGAGAACGGCGAGGTCCTGTTCAGCCTCCAGCACCCGAGTCGAGACAACCCCGCGCCGTACGACACGGCGGCGGTCGGCGTCCTCGCGGGTCTCCAGTTCACGTTCAACGGGAGAAGCGACGAGTTCGACGAACTCGAGGCCCCGCGATCGAACGCGGCACAAGAGCGCGTCCAGGTCGCCGGCGGCGAGTACGATATCCTCGTCCAGGAGGGCGACGCGATCAACGGCGGCGACGAGCGGTGGGGCCACCCCCAGACGCCCGACGGCACCGATCTCGGCGAGTTCGTCGGCAGCCGGTACGGCGACGTCGGCTACAACCCCGACATGAACTTCTTCGTCTCGACCGACGAGGAGGGACTCGAGGGCTACCTCTTTACGAACAACGAGACGAGTCCGGGCTGTATCAGCCGAACGCCGATCAGCCGCGGCGAGGACGGCTGGGAGGCCGACCACGAGCACGCGATGGAACTCGAGAATCTCGAGCGCTTCCGCGAGATCGGCGGCACCCGAATCAACTGTTACGGGGACCTGAGTCCGTGGGAAACGCCGATGTCCTCGGAAGAGGATTACAGCCATCCGCGCGTGTCGGGGACGGCGACGGTCAACGACATCGTCGAGGCCGGTAGCGGCGTCGGCCTGCGCGGCGCGGCGGCGTTCTGGAACCGGCCGAACCCGACCGAGATCGCGGGTGCGCTCGACGAACTGTTCGACGATAGCTGGAATCCGCAGGGGACGTGGGCGCTGGGCGGCGTCGAGATGCTGGCCTACTACCTCGGCGCCGACCCCGTCGATCAGGACGGCGATACGAATACGACGGACCCGATCGGCGACGTCTACCCCAACCCCTACCGGTACGGTCGCATCGTCGAGGTCACGGATCCGACGGCCGCGGAACCGACCCCCGTCAAGCACCACGTCATGGGTCGGGCCGCCTTCGAGTGTCCCGAGTTCCTGCCCGACGAGCGGACCGTCTATCTCGCCTCCGACGGGGCGAACAAGGGCCTCTACAAATTCGTCGCCGAGGACCCGATCCCGAGTTACGACGACCGGATGAACGTCCGCGGGACGCTGTACGCCGTCCACGTGACCAACGACGAGGCTGCGACAAATCGCCCGCCGGCCGAGGTCGACCTCGAGATCGAGTGGATCGAACTCGGCACCGCGAGCAACGCCGAGGTCGAGTCCTGGATCGCCGACTACGACGACGTCACGCAGGTCGACTACCTCGAGACCCACGCCGAGACCGACTGGGAGGAGGACCTCGAGACTGCGCTCGCCGAGGCCGACGAGACGGTCGCGGTCGAGGGCAATCGGAACTACATCACTGACGAGGACGTTCTCGAATGGGCCCGACAGTACGAGGAACGCGGCCCCGACGGCGTCGACGAGGACCTGCGCCGCGTCCCCTTCCTCGAGACCCGCGCGGCCGCCAAGGAGATCGGCGCCACCATCGAGTTCCGCAAGGCCGAGGGAATCGACTCGCTCGACGACGCCGAGCCCGGCGACTTCCTCTACATAGGGATTTCGGAGCTCAACGACGGTATGAGCGACGACGAGGGCGATATTCGGATGGACCGCGTCGACGGCGGCGTCGTCTACCGGGCCGAACTCGAGGAGGATTACAACGTCTCGACGCTCGAACCCGCGGTCGTCGGCCCCGACGCAACTGACGCCGAGTCGACCCTCGACGTGGCACCCATCAACGTCGACAACGTCATGGTGCTCGATGACGGCCGCGTCCTCCTCTGTGAGGACAAGGGGAGCTTCGGCCGCTCGTATCCAAACGACGCCCTGTGGGTCTACGAGCCGCCAGCGGTCCTCAGCGTCGACTCGGTGGCGATCAGTCACGAGTCGACTGGCGAGGCCGACCTGACGCTCTCGTCGGTACCCGACGGCCTCGCGGGCGGTCGCGTCACCGTCTCGGTCGACCAGACCGACGTCGCCGAGATCGTCGACGCCAGCTATCACGACGCGCTCGAACTCACCGCCGGCCCGTCGATCAGCGCCGACGGATCGTCGGTCGAGTTCCGCTTTGCAGATCTCGAGAACGAAATCGAGTCCGGCGGACGAAACGTCACGGTGGCGACGCTCGAACTCGAGGGCGTCGGCACGGGGACGGCCGATATCACGGTCGACGTGCACGAACTGGACGACGATTCGGGGATGCCCATCGAACCGCAAGCCCGCCCCGGCGTCGTCGTCACCGGTCCGCCGGCGATCGGCGGCGGACCGGGCGGCAGGGCTCCGACCGATCCCGACGGCGACGGTCGGTTCGAGGACGTCAACGGCAACGGCCGACTCGACTACGACGACGTGGTCGTCCTGTTCGAGCACATCGAGGCGGATTCCGTCCAGCTCAACGACAAGGCCTTCGACTTCAACGAGAACGGACGCATCGACTACGACGACGCCGTCGCGCTGTACGACGAACTGTAA